One genomic segment of Streptomyces sp. NBC_00239 includes these proteins:
- a CDS encoding ATP-grasp domain-containing protein, which yields MRLYLLALNPTDSVTEGFLPAAARLGLDVTVLTDQPGAHRRSAPDIEVLECDVRDFRAVITGISAHRPPDAVFTNSDHLQTQAALAADYFGLPAKDWRAALHAKDKAQMRRRLAASGLDAVWSAELPAGADPSGLASLDVPYPCVVKPREGVASEDVVLVEGPDRLVLQCKEIQARRPGSALVVEEYLAGELCTLETLGDGRGRHVLGGFRTRVSALPHFVEERCTFVDAHPEPVTGQVLAQLDALGVGFGICHTEFVVADGRARLVEVNYRAAGDQIDLMLARLLDIPLFEHVLRTHLGEPLPADLGMRRGGAALVDYPYARRAGTLTAAPGPADLRVDGVELTYRPLRAVGERHPLHHTNRDYLGILRAVGRDTDRATVERVAAGYLAAQRWEITP from the coding sequence ATGCGGTTGTACCTGCTCGCACTCAACCCCACCGACTCGGTCACCGAGGGGTTCCTCCCCGCCGCGGCCCGGCTCGGCCTCGACGTGACCGTGCTCACCGACCAGCCCGGGGCGCACCGCCGGTCGGCCCCGGACATCGAGGTCCTGGAGTGCGACGTACGCGACTTCCGCGCGGTCATCACCGGGATATCGGCCCACCGCCCGCCGGACGCGGTGTTCACGAACAGCGACCACCTCCAGACCCAGGCGGCCCTGGCGGCCGACTACTTCGGCCTTCCTGCCAAGGACTGGCGGGCGGCGCTGCACGCCAAGGACAAGGCGCAGATGCGCCGCCGGCTCGCCGCGAGCGGGCTCGACGCGGTGTGGTCGGCGGAGCTGCCCGCGGGGGCGGACCCGTCCGGGCTCGCTTCCCTCGACGTGCCGTACCCGTGCGTGGTCAAGCCGCGTGAGGGCGTGGCCAGCGAGGACGTCGTACTGGTCGAAGGGCCGGACCGACTCGTCCTGCAGTGCAAGGAGATACAGGCCCGGCGGCCCGGCTCGGCGCTGGTGGTCGAGGAGTATCTGGCCGGTGAGCTGTGCACCCTGGAGACGCTCGGCGACGGCCGGGGCCGCCACGTCCTCGGCGGCTTCCGCACCCGGGTGTCGGCGCTCCCGCACTTCGTCGAGGAGCGCTGCACCTTCGTGGACGCGCACCCCGAACCGGTCACCGGGCAGGTCCTCGCCCAACTCGACGCCCTCGGCGTCGGATTCGGCATCTGCCACACCGAGTTCGTGGTGGCGGACGGCCGGGCACGGCTCGTCGAGGTCAACTACCGTGCGGCCGGGGACCAGATCGACCTGATGCTCGCCCGACTGCTGGACATCCCGCTGTTCGAGCACGTCCTGCGGACCCATCTGGGCGAGCCGCTGCCCGCCGACCTCGGGATGCGCCGGGGCGGCGCCGCGCTCGTCGACTACCCGTACGCCCGGCGGGCCGGCACGCTCACCGCCGCGCCAGGCCCGGCCGATCTCCGGGTGGACGGCGTCGAGTTGACGTACCGGCCGCTGCGCGCCGTGGGGGAACGCCACCCGCTGCACCACACCAACCGCGACTACCTCGGCATCCTGCGCGCGGTCGGAAGGGACACGGACCGGGCGACCGTCGAACGGGTCGCCGCCGGCTACCTCGCGGCCCAGCGCTGGGAGATCACCCCGTGA
- a CDS encoding IucA/IucC family protein, translating into MSGAHRAATKAARADTAGAELLLRVLGALLREDVAGLRTRTTAVDRADGRWLRLPTDGRPGALGGTRSTGPTDPTDPTDPTDPTGEIGDTGGGEEPEDGGGGGRGGDAWLLPVVEDGYQGAYTARLPLLVRESDGRELATHDEILGALRALADPADRGGFDAFAEECGQTLATVRLHARTRDEAAAALTAAHGPDPAHWTGLAGGLAHDALAARLDHPVYPTARGRSGLTEGQLQAYAPEFHPGFRLRWIAVPHRELTVAGGPDALPAAWPTPAALGLPALDRSHLALPVHPLTVGAPLREALDAAGLAGRAVLAERPYLDVVPTLSMRTVAVTGDPTLHLKVPMATATLGLRNRRTIRPGFLKDGVAGQRLLEAVIAREPRFRDAVLHADETVHAHAGHELLAVLCRRHPAGLDDAVVTPLAALLAEAPGGRLVIDHLADRFYGGDPLALLDAQLRLLFDWQTTLFGHGIALESHQQNISLVLDRGPDGRTRMRLLLKDNDSPRVHPARVRATLGSHAPLGFDDARILCDDDRPLTDVFTTITLHLCAGSYAFGLARHGRAAASTLLGLVRDRLAEAVERLGTGPGEPGAVLRARVLDAPHLPVKAMVSAGTLLSKERSGAADINKHYTTGPNYLLRAPGPQ; encoded by the coding sequence GTGAGCGGCGCCCACCGGGCCGCCACGAAGGCCGCCCGCGCCGACACCGCCGGGGCGGAGTTGCTGCTGCGCGTGCTCGGCGCGCTGCTGCGGGAGGACGTCGCGGGGCTGCGCACCCGCACCACCGCGGTCGACCGCGCCGACGGCCGCTGGCTGCGACTGCCGACGGACGGACGGCCGGGCGCTCTCGGCGGCACCCGCTCCACCGGCCCCACCGACCCCACCGACCCCACTGACCCCACCGACCCCACGGGCGAGATCGGCGACACCGGCGGCGGGGAAGAACCCGAAGACGGCGGAGGCGGCGGACGCGGCGGCGACGCCTGGCTCCTCCCCGTCGTCGAGGACGGCTACCAGGGCGCCTACACGGCCCGACTTCCGCTGCTCGTACGGGAGTCGGACGGCCGCGAACTCGCCACGCACGACGAGATCCTCGGCGCCCTGCGCGCGCTCGCGGACCCCGCCGACCGGGGCGGCTTCGACGCCTTCGCGGAGGAATGCGGCCAGACCCTGGCGACCGTGCGCCTGCACGCCCGCACCCGGGACGAGGCGGCCGCCGCCCTGACCGCCGCCCACGGCCCCGACCCGGCCCACTGGACCGGCCTGGCGGGCGGGCTCGCCCACGACGCTCTCGCCGCCCGCCTCGACCACCCGGTGTATCCCACCGCGCGCGGCCGCTCCGGCCTCACCGAGGGGCAACTACAGGCCTACGCACCCGAGTTCCACCCGGGCTTCCGGCTACGCTGGATCGCCGTGCCGCACCGGGAGCTCACCGTGGCCGGCGGGCCGGACGCGCTGCCCGCCGCGTGGCCCACCCCCGCCGCGCTCGGCCTGCCCGCGCTCGACCGCAGCCACCTCGCCCTGCCCGTCCACCCGCTCACCGTCGGCGCACCCCTGCGCGAGGCGCTCGACGCCGCGGGCCTGGCCGGCCGGGCGGTCCTCGCGGAGCGCCCGTACCTGGACGTCGTCCCGACCCTGTCGATGCGTACGGTCGCCGTCACCGGCGACCCCACCCTGCACCTCAAGGTCCCGATGGCCACCGCCACCCTGGGGCTGCGCAACCGCCGGACGATCCGGCCAGGATTCCTGAAGGACGGGGTCGCGGGCCAGCGCCTGCTGGAGGCCGTCATCGCCCGCGAACCGCGCTTCCGGGACGCCGTCCTGCACGCCGACGAGACCGTCCACGCCCATGCGGGCCACGAGCTCCTCGCCGTGCTCTGCCGCCGGCACCCGGCCGGCCTCGACGACGCCGTCGTCACCCCGCTCGCCGCGCTGCTCGCCGAGGCCCCCGGCGGGCGGCTGGTGATCGACCACCTCGCCGACCGGTTCTACGGCGGCGACCCGCTCGCCCTGCTCGACGCCCAGTTGCGGCTGCTCTTCGACTGGCAGACGACCTTGTTCGGCCACGGCATCGCCCTGGAGTCGCACCAGCAGAACATCTCGCTCGTCCTCGACCGCGGCCCCGACGGCCGCACCCGCATGCGGCTGCTGCTCAAGGACAACGACAGCCCGCGCGTCCACCCGGCCAGGGTGCGCGCCACGCTCGGCTCCCACGCCCCGCTCGGCTTCGACGACGCCCGCATCCTCTGCGACGACGACCGGCCGCTCACCGACGTGTTCACCACGATCACCCTGCACCTGTGCGCCGGTTCGTACGCCTTCGGGCTGGCCCGTCACGGCCGCGCGGCGGCGAGCACGCTCCTGGGCCTCGTACGCGACCGGCTCGCGGAGGCCGTCGAACGGCTCGGCACCGGGCCGGGCGAGCCCGGGGCCGTCCTGCGCGCCCGCGTCCTGGACGCCCCGCACCTGCCCGTGAAGGCGATGGTCAGCGCCGGAACCCTGCTCAGCAAGGAGCGTTCGGGCGCCGCCGACATCAACAAGCACTACACCACGGGCCCCAACTACCTGCTGAGAGCGCCGGGTCCGCAATGA
- a CDS encoding IucA/IucC family protein, which yields MSLTDAIGTTTTAATTTGTTTTVTGTAAAAARRGGARPGAAPSAAPAGLPTADEAVTHTLLNCLLRELSGPEQQTAVADGHVLLRLPRRGVLLRAGLRRTSLLGSHRFTGPVRERRGDGWAEVGWRRLAGYVHDELALRTGVHNEEFPEQVASSHRAVAAALSVRAARAAAGTRGPGDGDALAAYLESEQSLVFGHRFHPTPKARTGDTASWLAYAPETGSCFRLRHLAVREHLIAQETAAEGAAGALDRAAGADVPEGYRLLPAHPWQFDMLSRHPLLRAAFDRGDILDLGLGGRPFAATASVRTLYDGATFLKFSLNIRITNCLRKNASYELSGAVALTRLLGPVLADLEARFPGTAMLREPAYRSVALPGADGSPDRSLLEGLGVIVREGLPARQLPGTTALLAAAVADEYPTGPGHVSRLPAAASAPAALDWCAAYLGLLVPPVLAAYFDHGVVLEPHLQNVVVCVDGDGRPVQVIFRDLEGTKLVPERHADRLAALPAEVAEPMAYDARRGWDRVVYCLLVNHVAEVLAALADLHPASEDALWALVRATLQAYADRHGCPPPLAALLAGAPLPAKANLLTRWERKADRHAGYVRLDSPLAGHRPPLAHGHHDPRSAR from the coding sequence ATGTCCCTGACCGACGCAATCGGCACGACGACCACCGCCGCCACCACGACCGGTACCACCACAACCGTCACCGGCACCGCCGCAGCGGCAGCGCGGCGCGGCGGCGCGCGGCCGGGCGCCGCCCCGTCAGCCGCACCGGCCGGGCTGCCCACCGCCGACGAGGCGGTCACCCACACCCTGCTGAACTGCCTGCTGCGCGAGCTGTCCGGACCGGAGCAGCAGACCGCCGTGGCCGACGGACACGTACTGCTGCGCCTGCCCCGCCGCGGGGTGCTGCTGCGTGCCGGGCTGCGCCGTACGTCCCTGCTGGGCTCGCACCGGTTCACCGGGCCGGTGCGGGAACGGCGGGGCGACGGCTGGGCCGAGGTCGGCTGGCGCCGGCTGGCCGGGTACGTGCACGACGAACTGGCCCTGCGGACCGGGGTGCACAACGAGGAGTTCCCGGAGCAGGTCGCCTCCAGCCACCGGGCCGTGGCGGCCGCACTCTCCGTACGCGCCGCACGCGCGGCAGCCGGCACACGCGGCCCGGGGGACGGTGACGCGCTCGCCGCGTACCTGGAGTCCGAGCAGTCGCTGGTGTTCGGGCACCGCTTCCACCCCACGCCCAAGGCCCGCACCGGCGACACCGCTTCGTGGCTCGCGTACGCGCCGGAGACCGGCTCCTGCTTCCGGCTGCGCCACCTCGCCGTCCGCGAGCACCTGATCGCCCAGGAGACCGCCGCCGAGGGGGCGGCCGGGGCGCTCGACCGGGCGGCCGGCGCCGACGTGCCCGAGGGGTACCGGCTGCTGCCCGCGCACCCGTGGCAGTTCGACATGCTGTCCCGACACCCGCTCCTGCGGGCGGCGTTCGACCGCGGCGACATCCTGGACCTCGGGCTCGGCGGACGCCCCTTCGCCGCCACCGCCTCGGTGCGCACACTGTACGACGGAGCCACCTTCCTGAAGTTCAGCCTCAACATCCGCATCACCAACTGCCTGCGGAAGAACGCGAGTTACGAACTCTCCGGCGCGGTCGCCCTGACCCGCCTGCTGGGCCCGGTCCTCGCCGACCTGGAGGCCCGCTTCCCCGGCACCGCGATGCTCCGCGAGCCCGCCTACCGCAGCGTCGCCCTGCCCGGCGCCGACGGCTCCCCGGACCGCTCCCTCCTCGAAGGCCTGGGCGTGATCGTGCGGGAGGGCCTGCCCGCCCGGCAGCTGCCCGGCACCACCGCGCTGCTCGCCGCGGCCGTCGCCGACGAGTACCCCACGGGCCCCGGGCACGTCTCCCGGCTGCCGGCGGCCGCCTCCGCGCCGGCCGCGCTCGACTGGTGCGCGGCCTATCTGGGCCTGCTCGTCCCGCCCGTCCTGGCCGCGTACTTCGACCACGGGGTGGTCCTGGAGCCGCACCTGCAGAACGTCGTCGTCTGCGTCGACGGGGACGGCCGGCCGGTCCAGGTGATCTTCCGCGACCTGGAGGGCACCAAGCTGGTCCCGGAGCGGCACGCGGACCGCCTCGCCGCGCTGCCGGCCGAGGTCGCGGAGCCGATGGCGTACGACGCCCGGCGCGGCTGGGACCGGGTCGTGTACTGCCTGCTCGTCAACCATGTCGCCGAGGTGCTCGCCGCCCTCGCCGACCTGCACCCGGCGTCCGAGGACGCCCTGTGGGCGCTGGTCCGCGCCACCCTCCAGGCGTACGCCGACCGGCACGGCTGCCCGCCGCCGCTGGCCGCCCTCCTGGCGGGGGCGCCGCTGCCCGCCAAGGCGAACCTGCTCACCCGCTGGGAGCGCAAGGCCGACCGCCACGCCGGCTACGTCCGGCTCGACTCCCCGCTCGCCGGGCACCGCCCGCCCCTCGCCCACGGCCACCACGACCCCCGGAGCGCCCGATGA
- a CDS encoding type III PLP-dependent enzyme: protein MTHPAAPTPAVRDRLLALDATELPAYLYDLTALRRHAAAVRAALPGRVELYYAAKANPEPEILTALSPYVDGYDVSSGGELAHVAEAVPGRPLAFSGPGKTPAELAAALELGVPRFHVESLHELRVLAALAARTAPAAGGRRDAPRAGVLLRFNLPLAAASLAGSSLAMGGRPTPFGLDPADADTAIRLLTDGSCPQLRLLGVHAHLASGLDAPEQLAVAASVVGWAADLAARHRTRLAEVNVGGGMGVDYAAPERRFDWTAYGAGLGRLADAHPDLTLRIEPGRAVTAYCGWYATEVLDVKRSHGEEFAVVRGGTHHLRTPATKGHDQPCTVLPVDAWPHPWPRPAAGGGGRVTLAGQLCTPKDLLSRHVPAPGLRVGDRVAFALAGAYAWNISHHDFLMHPRPGFHFLTPP from the coding sequence ATGACCCACCCCGCCGCCCCCACCCCCGCGGTGCGCGACCGGCTGCTCGCCCTCGACGCCACCGAACTACCCGCCTACCTCTACGATCTGACGGCCCTTCGGCGGCACGCGGCCGCCGTACGGGCCGCCCTCCCCGGGCGGGTCGAGCTGTACTACGCGGCGAAGGCCAACCCGGAGCCGGAGATCCTGACCGCGCTGAGCCCGTACGTCGACGGCTACGACGTCTCCTCCGGCGGCGAACTCGCCCACGTGGCCGAGGCCGTTCCGGGTCGCCCGCTCGCCTTCAGCGGGCCGGGCAAGACGCCCGCCGAGCTCGCCGCCGCCCTCGAACTCGGCGTGCCGCGGTTCCACGTCGAGAGCCTGCACGAGCTGCGCGTACTCGCCGCGCTCGCCGCCCGCACCGCCCCCGCGGCGGGCGGCCGCCGGGACGCCCCCCGCGCCGGGGTGCTGCTCCGCTTCAACCTCCCCCTCGCCGCCGCCTCGCTGGCAGGGAGTTCGCTGGCCATGGGAGGCCGTCCGACGCCCTTCGGGCTCGACCCGGCCGACGCGGACACCGCCATCCGGCTTCTCACCGACGGCAGTTGCCCGCAGCTGCGGCTGCTGGGCGTGCACGCTCACCTCGCCAGCGGCCTCGACGCCCCGGAGCAGCTCGCGGTGGCCGCGTCGGTCGTCGGCTGGGCCGCCGATCTCGCGGCCCGCCACCGGACCCGGCTCGCCGAGGTCAACGTGGGCGGCGGCATGGGCGTCGACTACGCGGCCCCGGAGCGCCGTTTCGACTGGACGGCGTACGGGGCGGGTCTGGGCCGGCTCGCGGACGCGCACCCGGACCTCACGCTGCGGATCGAGCCGGGGCGCGCGGTGACCGCGTACTGCGGCTGGTACGCAACCGAGGTGCTCGACGTGAAGCGCAGCCACGGGGAGGAGTTCGCGGTGGTCCGCGGCGGCACCCACCACCTGCGCACGCCGGCGACGAAGGGCCACGACCAGCCCTGCACCGTGCTCCCCGTGGACGCGTGGCCGCACCCCTGGCCGCGGCCCGCCGCCGGCGGCGGCGGGCGGGTCACCCTGGCCGGCCAGCTGTGCACCCCCAAGGACCTGCTGTCCCGGCACGTGCCCGCGCCCGGGCTGCGCGTCGGCGACCGGGTCGCCTTCGCCCTCGCGGGCGCGTACGCCTGGAACATCTCGCACCACGACTTCCTGATGCACCCGCGGCCCGGCTTCCACTTCCTCACGCCGCCGTAG
- a CDS encoding SgcJ/EcaC family oxidoreductase codes for MKRTHRTRAGIAAAALVAVGTVTVGVGVARAGETDGTPDRPTEREVAALFDRWNAALQSGDARKVADRYARDAVLLPTASPRIRTTRAEIVDYFEHFLQKKPKGQKIRSVINILDRNSAIDAGLYRFHLTDPKTGAKTTVDARYTYEYEKRDGRWLIVNHHSSVLPAEG; via the coding sequence ATGAAGCGCACCCACCGCACCCGCGCCGGTATCGCCGCAGCCGCGCTGGTGGCCGTCGGCACCGTCACCGTAGGAGTCGGCGTGGCCCGGGCGGGCGAGACGGACGGCACGCCCGACCGGCCCACCGAGCGCGAGGTCGCCGCACTGTTCGACCGGTGGAACGCAGCGCTGCAGAGCGGCGACGCCCGGAAGGTGGCCGACCGCTACGCCCGCGACGCGGTCCTGCTGCCGACCGCCTCGCCGAGGATACGCACCACCCGCGCGGAGATCGTCGACTACTTCGAGCACTTCCTGCAGAAGAAGCCCAAGGGCCAGAAGATCCGGTCGGTGATCAACATCCTGGACCGGAACTCGGCGATCGACGCGGGCCTGTACCGCTTCCACCTGACCGACCCGAAGACCGGTGCGAAGACGACCGTCGACGCGCGCTACACGTACGAGTACGAGAAGCGCGACGGCCGGTGGCTGATCGTCAACCACCACTCCTCGGTGCTGCCGGCCGAGGGCTGA
- a CDS encoding sensor histidine kinase, with protein MIKRLIVSYVLLVGVALAAFTVPVAFTLTAQLRGDTEESVRREATTMALLLGNGNGDEPARQALARMAGAYADETPGTVEAVTSGRTAVPPLPLPRHPADPAFRAALRQGKTTVDWGARWVWGPELVVTVPAHVRDPADGQDRVAGAVRIRYETATLTDRLWRIWGFRAVLAVAVLAVAAGLGAIVARLLTKPLRQLNDMASRFSDGDLTARSPVTGPHETQTLARTLNQGAERLDTLVASQRIFVADASHQLRTPLTALRLSLDNIADGVDDPFVREDVEQATAEVVRMSRLVSGLLVLARAEAKVSAPEPLALRELLEQRLGVWRPAADERKVTIVLTGDADDRLRVLAGPGNLDQVLDNVLSNALEVSPDRSTITVRVEGGSAEETVLEVADQGPGMSAAEQSRAFDRFWRGQGLTGRTGSGLGLAVVRQLVTDDGGSVSLRDAPGGGLCVRITLRTSPRTGPRPVSEGPRRLSPRPAAPRSGG; from the coding sequence GTGATCAAGCGGCTGATCGTCAGCTATGTCCTCCTGGTCGGCGTGGCGCTGGCCGCGTTCACCGTGCCCGTCGCCTTCACGCTGACCGCCCAACTGCGCGGCGACACCGAGGAGTCCGTACGCCGCGAGGCGACCACCATGGCGCTGCTCCTCGGCAACGGCAACGGCGACGAGCCGGCCCGCCAGGCCCTGGCCAGGATGGCCGGCGCGTACGCCGACGAGACCCCCGGGACCGTCGAGGCGGTGACCTCCGGCCGCACCGCCGTACCACCGCTGCCCCTGCCGCGGCACCCGGCCGACCCGGCCTTCCGCGCGGCACTGCGCCAGGGGAAGACCACCGTCGACTGGGGCGCCCGGTGGGTCTGGGGGCCGGAACTGGTGGTCACCGTCCCCGCGCACGTCCGCGATCCGGCGGACGGGCAGGACCGCGTCGCCGGCGCCGTGCGCATCCGCTACGAGACCGCCACGCTCACCGACCGGCTCTGGCGGATCTGGGGATTCCGGGCGGTCCTCGCGGTCGCCGTGCTGGCTGTCGCGGCCGGGCTCGGCGCCATCGTGGCCCGGCTGCTGACCAAGCCGCTGCGCCAGCTCAACGACATGGCCAGCCGGTTCAGCGACGGTGACCTGACCGCGCGTTCCCCCGTCACCGGACCGCACGAGACACAGACCCTGGCCCGGACCCTCAACCAGGGCGCCGAACGCCTCGACACCCTCGTCGCCTCGCAGCGGATCTTCGTGGCCGACGCCTCGCACCAGCTGCGCACCCCGCTGACCGCGCTGCGGCTGTCTCTGGACAACATCGCGGACGGGGTGGACGACCCGTTCGTCCGCGAGGACGTGGAGCAGGCCACCGCCGAGGTGGTGCGGATGAGCCGCCTGGTCAGCGGCCTGCTGGTGCTGGCCCGCGCCGAGGCCAAGGTCTCCGCGCCCGAGCCGCTGGCGCTGCGCGAGCTGCTGGAGCAGCGGCTCGGCGTGTGGCGGCCGGCCGCCGACGAACGCAAGGTGACCATCGTGCTCACCGGCGACGCCGACGACCGGCTGCGGGTCCTGGCGGGCCCGGGCAACCTCGACCAGGTGCTCGACAACGTGCTGTCCAACGCCCTGGAGGTGTCACCCGACCGGAGCACCATCACCGTGCGCGTGGAAGGGGGAAGCGCGGAGGAGACGGTGCTGGAGGTCGCCGACCAGGGGCCCGGCATGTCCGCCGCCGAACAGTCCCGCGCCTTCGACCGCTTCTGGCGGGGCCAGGGGCTGACCGGGCGGACCGGCTCCGGGCTGGGGCTGGCCGTCGTCCGGCAGCTCGTGACGGACGACGGCGGCAGCGTGTCCCTGCGGGACGCCCCCGGCGGCGGACTGTGCGTACGGATCACGCTGCGGACCAGTCCGCGGACCGGGCCGCGTCCGGTGTCCGAGGGCCCCCGCCGGCTCAGCCCTCGGCCGGCAGCACCGAGGAGTGGTGGTTGA
- a CDS encoding response regulator transcription factor, whose amino-acid sequence MHVLLVEDDEPVAESLRRGLLRYGFEVEWVTTGTAALAVATPYDLVLLDLGLPDTDGLDVCRALRSRGDVPIIVISARSDETDRVVGLEIGADDYVSKPFGLREVIARIRAVMRRARPAAEQQGPSRYGARLTVDRKAARVRVDGTEIALTPKEYDLLAFLTEEPGALMSREQIMEAVWDANWFGPTKTLDVHVAALRRKLAGAVAIEAVRGVGFRLVLAP is encoded by the coding sequence GTGCATGTACTGCTGGTGGAAGACGACGAGCCGGTCGCGGAATCACTGCGCCGGGGCCTGCTGCGCTACGGGTTCGAGGTGGAGTGGGTCACCACGGGAACGGCGGCGCTCGCCGTCGCCACCCCGTACGACCTCGTGCTCCTCGACCTCGGACTGCCCGACACGGACGGCCTGGACGTCTGCCGCGCGCTGCGCAGCCGCGGCGACGTCCCGATCATCGTGATCAGCGCGCGCAGCGACGAGACCGACCGGGTCGTCGGACTGGAGATCGGCGCGGACGACTACGTCTCCAAGCCGTTCGGGCTCCGCGAGGTGATCGCCCGGATCCGCGCGGTCATGCGGCGGGCCCGGCCGGCCGCCGAACAGCAGGGGCCCAGCCGGTACGGCGCCCGCCTGACCGTGGACCGAAAGGCGGCGCGGGTCCGGGTGGACGGCACCGAAATCGCCCTGACCCCCAAGGAGTACGACCTGCTCGCCTTCCTCACCGAGGAGCCGGGCGCCCTGATGTCCCGAGAGCAGATCATGGAGGCCGTCTGGGACGCCAACTGGTTCGGCCCCACCAAGACCCTCGACGTGCACGTCGCGGCGCTGCGCCGCAAACTCGCCGGGGCGGTGGCCATCGAGGCGGTACGGGGCGTGGGCTTCCGGCTGGTCCTGGCGCCGTGA
- a CDS encoding S8 family peptidase, which yields MYATTNSRRRPLGVVALAAATLLSGAIAAPAAAGPPPEGVVANADAPGTVPGSYIVILNTARAKSQSSAGRSVVERYAGKIRRTYDTALNGYAAELSAQQARRLAADPAVAQVVQDSVVHADTTQPNPPSWGLDRIDRRRKPGLDKKYIHPTAANGGAGVTAYIIDTGVSLSHHDFGGRARSGYDAVNPGTPAEDEQGHGTHVAGTVAGTTFGVAKKAKIVAVRVLDANGSGTTAQVVAGIDWVTRNAVKPAVANMSLGGSANTALDTAVRNSIAKGITYAVAAGNENKDASTKSPARVTAALTVGSTQTDDRRSDFSNYGASVDLFAPGSDITSAAWWDDDSSTTLSGTSMAAPHVAGAAALYLATHRTASPATVAAAVKANATTDGVWDRGANSPNRLLYVGTTAQKPVGPRFTNTANYAFTGERAAHSPVTVTGVAGRAPKNLEVALHVKFPAWGFPDLALIAPDGTAYPLSVAETSWYMADLGGVWTVNASAEVANGKWKLRAREYPGAGHSGYINSWTLRF from the coding sequence ATGTACGCCACAACGAATTCGCGGCGCAGGCCGCTCGGCGTGGTCGCGCTCGCCGCGGCCACGCTGCTGTCCGGGGCCATCGCCGCCCCGGCCGCGGCCGGCCCGCCGCCCGAGGGCGTCGTCGCCAACGCGGACGCGCCCGGCACCGTGCCGGGCAGCTACATCGTCATCCTCAACACCGCCCGCGCGAAGTCCCAGTCGTCCGCGGGCCGTTCGGTCGTGGAGCGGTACGCCGGGAAGATCCGTCGGACCTACGACACGGCGCTCAACGGCTACGCGGCCGAACTCAGCGCGCAGCAGGCCCGCCGACTGGCCGCCGACCCGGCCGTGGCCCAGGTCGTCCAGGACAGCGTGGTCCACGCCGACACCACCCAGCCGAATCCGCCCTCCTGGGGGCTCGACCGCATCGACCGGCGCCGCAAGCCCGGCCTGGACAAGAAGTACATCCACCCGACCGCCGCGAACGGCGGAGCGGGCGTGACCGCGTACATCATCGACACCGGAGTCAGCCTCAGTCACCACGACTTCGGCGGGCGCGCCCGGTCCGGGTACGACGCGGTGAACCCGGGGACCCCGGCGGAGGACGAGCAGGGCCACGGCACCCACGTGGCGGGCACCGTCGCCGGCACCACCTTCGGCGTGGCCAAGAAGGCGAAGATCGTCGCCGTGCGCGTGCTCGACGCGAACGGCTCCGGCACCACCGCACAGGTCGTCGCGGGCATCGATTGGGTGACCCGGAACGCCGTCAAGCCGGCCGTCGCCAACATGAGCCTGGGCGGCTCCGCGAACACCGCCCTCGACACGGCCGTCCGCAACTCCATCGCGAAGGGCATCACCTACGCCGTCGCCGCCGGCAACGAGAACAAGGACGCCTCGACCAAGTCGCCCGCCCGGGTGACCGCCGCCCTCACCGTCGGCTCCACGCAGACCGACGACCGGCGCTCGGACTTCTCCAACTACGGCGCCTCGGTGGACCTGTTCGCACCCGGTTCGGACATCACCTCGGCCGCCTGGTGGGACGACGACTCCTCGACCACGCTGTCCGGGACGTCGATGGCCGCGCCGCACGTCGCGGGAGCCGCCGCCCTCTACCTCGCCACCCACCGCACGGCCTCCCCGGCCACCGTGGCCGCCGCCGTGAAGGCGAACGCGACGACCGACGGGGTCTGGGACCGCGGCGCCAACTCGCCCAACCGGCTGCTGTACGTCGGCACCACGGCGCAGAAGCCGGTCGGTCCGCGCTTCACCAACACCGCCAACTACGCGTTCACGGGGGAGCGCGCCGCCCACTCGCCCGTCACCGTCACCGGCGTCGCGGGCAGGGCGCCGAAGAACCTGGAGGTCGCCCTCCACGTCAAGTTCCCCGCGTGGGGCTTCCCCGACCTCGCCCTGATCGCCCCGGACGGGACCGCCTACCCGCTCAGCGTGGCCGAAACCAGCTGGTACATGGCGGACCTGGGCGGTGTATGGACCGTCAACGCCTCCGCGGAGGTGGCGAACGGGAAGTGGAAGCTGCGCGCCCGCGAGTACCCGGGTGCGGGCCACTCGGGCTACATCAACAGCTGGACCCTGCGCTTCTGA